Proteins encoded by one window of Martelella endophytica:
- a CDS encoding Gfo/Idh/MocA family protein, whose product MRVAVAGLGYRMANVLKSFHKANDDLTIVGLVDPVPAGLEQVEQDGLKVGPRFESVDGMLKQVKPDLLTVGSPNALHLDHIRSGLQHGVKVFTEKPVVIDEQQTLEMARLLGEFGIDRVLVGLVLRYSDLYRDLRNAQAQGQIGNVVSIEASEHIAPYHGAFFMRDWRRYQQYAGPYILEKCCHDIDLYASVVGARASAVSSFGGRKSFVPDNAPAVMSNVEREQYYRKPSGWNSTEHVFDSDADIIDYQTALIEYETGATMAFHANLNVPNQFRRFCVIGAKGMAEGDFVRNNFAVHDAASGEKLVEKRYAGVEDDHYGADDQMAFDITRNLREGEPLPVGILDALEAGLTAIKIDEARRTRKTIELAEIWNGFDEALRMTPSGH is encoded by the coding sequence ATGAGAGTTGCGGTTGCCGGCCTTGGCTACAGGATGGCCAATGTATTGAAGTCCTTCCACAAGGCGAATGACGATCTGACGATCGTCGGCCTTGTGGACCCGGTGCCCGCGGGGCTCGAGCAGGTCGAACAGGATGGCCTCAAAGTCGGTCCGCGCTTCGAGAGCGTCGACGGAATGCTGAAGCAGGTGAAACCCGATCTGCTGACGGTGGGCTCGCCGAACGCGCTTCACCTCGACCACATCAGAAGCGGCCTGCAACACGGCGTGAAGGTCTTCACCGAAAAGCCGGTGGTGATCGATGAGCAGCAGACGCTCGAAATGGCAAGGCTGCTTGGCGAGTTCGGTATCGACCGGGTACTGGTCGGCCTGGTTCTGCGCTATTCGGATCTCTACCGCGACCTGCGCAACGCCCAGGCGCAGGGACAGATCGGCAATGTGGTCTCGATCGAGGCCTCCGAGCATATCGCTCCCTATCACGGTGCCTTCTTTATGCGCGACTGGCGCCGCTATCAGCAATATGCGGGCCCATACATCCTGGAAAAATGCTGCCATGACATTGATCTTTACGCCAGCGTCGTGGGCGCGCGGGCGAGCGCGGTATCGAGCTTTGGCGGGCGCAAGTCGTTCGTCCCGGACAATGCCCCCGCGGTGATGTCGAATGTCGAGCGGGAGCAGTATTACCGCAAGCCAAGCGGCTGGAATTCCACCGAGCACGTGTTCGACAGCGATGCTGACATCATCGACTACCAGACAGCGCTCATCGAATATGAAACCGGCGCCACGATGGCCTTCCACGCCAATCTCAATGTGCCCAACCAGTTTCGCCGCTTCTGTGTCATCGGCGCGAAGGGTATGGCGGAAGGCGACTTCGTCAGGAACAACTTCGCGGTCCATGATGCCGCGTCAGGCGAGAAGCTGGTGGAAAAACGCTACGCCGGCGTCGAGGACGATCACTATGGTGCCGACGATCAGATGGCGTTCGACATCACCCGCAACCTGCGGGAGGGAGAGCCGCTTCCGGTGGGTATCCTGGACGCTCTGGAGGCCGGCCTGACCGCCATCAAGATCGACGAGGCTCGACGCACACGCAAAACCATCGAGCTTGCCGAGATATGGAACGGCTTCGATGAGGCGCTGCGCATGACGCCGTCCGGACATTGA
- a CDS encoding ROK family transcriptional regulator, which yields MSATGNNHAYSGRYNRRLVFDLVRTKGETSRSELVALTGLQPQTISNITRELQDRGLLREESRPDGSRGAPQKILAINGAAGCSIGLHLDRDLLLGVACDLTAREITRSSTRLNWRDPNASVAGMAQLVSRLIAESGDNPAWGIGIAMPTLQEEDYEQYVGSPGWQEWSHVDVADALEAACALPVIVENDATAAAIAELQAGEAGELSHFVYVFIGHGLGAGIIIDGLPFQGAFNNAGEIGLLSWPEALKPAETGNATPFSLDEVAAMVGCDASTLEEPGTLERLYHGRDSGLMRWLELSSARLRLLAAMIENMFDPEAIFVGGSFPAVLLSSLVDRAYPLLASVAARKNREGARLRLAGLGASASAVGAAMLPIIAHGSPDFRRLSLMRGRKDAVDPETRFDRVAG from the coding sequence AATAATCATGCCTATTCAGGCCGGTATAATCGCCGCCTCGTTTTCGACCTCGTTCGCACGAAGGGCGAAACGAGCCGCAGCGAGCTTGTCGCGCTCACCGGCCTGCAACCCCAGACGATATCCAACATCACCCGCGAACTTCAGGACCGAGGCCTCCTTCGCGAGGAGAGCCGACCCGACGGCAGCCGCGGTGCGCCCCAGAAAATTCTTGCGATCAACGGCGCTGCCGGGTGCTCGATAGGCCTGCATCTCGATCGGGACCTGCTGCTCGGCGTTGCCTGCGACCTGACCGCACGCGAAATCACGCGCAGCTCCACACGGCTTAACTGGCGCGATCCGAATGCGAGCGTTGCCGGTATGGCTCAACTGGTATCCCGACTGATCGCCGAAAGTGGCGACAATCCCGCCTGGGGCATCGGCATCGCCATGCCGACGCTGCAGGAAGAGGATTATGAGCAATATGTCGGCTCACCGGGATGGCAGGAATGGAGCCATGTCGATGTCGCTGACGCGCTTGAGGCGGCCTGTGCGCTGCCGGTGATCGTCGAAAATGACGCGACGGCGGCCGCCATCGCCGAGCTGCAGGCCGGAGAAGCCGGAGAACTTTCCCATTTCGTCTATGTCTTCATAGGGCATGGTCTCGGCGCGGGGATCATCATCGACGGACTGCCTTTTCAGGGCGCCTTCAACAACGCGGGTGAGATCGGCCTGCTGAGCTGGCCCGAGGCCCTCAAGCCGGCGGAGACCGGCAATGCCACGCCGTTCTCCCTGGACGAGGTCGCCGCCATGGTCGGCTGCGACGCCTCGACGCTGGAAGAGCCAGGCACGCTCGAGCGCCTTTATCATGGTCGCGATAGCGGGCTTATGCGATGGCTGGAGCTGAGCAGCGCGCGGCTTCGTCTGCTGGCCGCGATGATCGAGAACATGTTCGATCCCGAAGCGATATTCGTCGGTGGCAGCTTCCCTGCCGTTTTGTTGTCATCCCTTGTCGACCGGGCCTACCCGCTGCTCGCTTCCGTCGCCGCGCGAAAGAACCGCGAGGGCGCGCGCCTGAGGCTTGCAGGGCTTGGTGCGAGTGCTTCCGCGGTGGGTGCCGCAATGCTGCCGATCATCGCTCACGGAAGCCCGGATTTCCGCCGCCTGTCGCTGATGCGCGGACGAAAGGATGCGGTCGATCCAGAGACCCGTTTTGACAGGGTTGCGGGCTAG